One genomic window of Penaeus chinensis breed Huanghai No. 1 chromosome 35, ASM1920278v2, whole genome shotgun sequence includes the following:
- the LOC125044082 gene encoding piggyBac transposable element-derived protein 4-like produces MSRMLSTRRSRKPRNSPGVRALSFDEETVDDPQPSTSRGYPRLRNAPDPLLYLYSSADEVDDKGSDEDYTPPRTSNLSEVEISGQFNGDDSDWEESESDSGESAVENNSDVDYDYVPLVDTSLDSDEPLAEYARRKWERNAPGTPSFAWAKEENFVRRNCFEGTPGVHAHLDESSDPMEIFSSLFPEELFQTIVEETNRYARQNPRSPSSHMKGWEDTTMREVRSFVGLRFLMGLHGKRCQRDLWSTDPLMCSSVFAKTMSRDRFDILTSALHFANNEGEHSAEDRLWKLRPVIDVLDSTYRSVFVPRKNVTVHESLWAFKGRHQALQYNPSKRGLKVYKLCSSDGPEAGIAANFRRV; encoded by the exons ATGTCTCGAATGCTTTCAACTCGCCGCTCCCGCAAGCCGAGGAATTCCCCTGGAGTCCGTGCCTTGTCTTTCGACGAGGAGACAGTGGACGATCCCCAACCGTCCACTTCCAGAGGATATCCTCGCTTGCGGAATGCCCCAGACCCGCTCCTCTATTTGTACTCATCCGCCGACGAAGTCGATGATAAGGGCTCAGATGAGGACTACACACCTCCAAGGACAAGTAATCTCTCAG AAGTTGAAATCTCCGGCCAGTTCAACGGTGACGACTCGGATTGGGAGGAATCCGAGTCCGACTCCGGAGAATCTGCCGTGGAGAACAACTCGGATGTAGATTACGACTATGTCCCGCTGGTGGATACCTCCTTGGACTCGGACGAGCCTCTCGCGGAATACGCCAGGCGAAAGTGGGAGCGCAACGCTCCCGGAACCCCTtcttttgcttgggcaaaggaggaGAACTTCGTCAGGCGTAACTGCTTCGAGGGGACACCGGGTGTGCACGCACACCTTGACGAATCGTCCGACCCGATGGAGATATTCAGCAGCCTCTTCCCAGAGGAGTTGTTTCAAACAATTGTGGAGGAGACGAATCG GTACGCTCGACAGAACCCGCGAAGCCCTTCATCCCACATGAAGGGGTGGGAGGACACAACGATGCGGGAGGTCCGCTCATTTGTCGGCCTTAGGTTCCTCATGGGACTTCATGGGAAGAGGTGCCAGAGGGACCTTTGGTCGACGGACCCGTTGATGTGCTCGTCGGTGTTCGCCAAGACCATGTCCAGGGACCGCTTCGACATCCTTACCTCCGCCCTCCACTTCGCTAACAACGAAGGGGAGCACAGCGCGGAGGACCGGTTGTGGAAGCTGCGTCCTGTGATTGACGTCTTGGACTCGACGTACCGTTCCGTCTTCGTCCCCAGAAAGAACGTGACCGTACACGAGAGCTTGTGGGCCTTCAAGGGGAGGCATCAGGCCCTTCAGTACAACCCTAGTAAGAGGGGCCTGAAGGTCTACAAGCTGTGTTCGTCCGACGGTCCAGAGGCAGG GATCGCGGCGAATTTCCGGCGAGTATGA